The Lichenihabitans psoromatis genomic interval AGCTACGGATTGCGACAGGCAGCGATGTCACCGCCTCGTCGTATCAGTCGATCGTCGGCAAATTACACCGTAGCCCGATGGCTACTCAGCCGCCTCGAGCTTGGCCGCCATACGGGTCAGGGAGATGTCTTCTTCGTAGAACTTGGCTTGCCAGTCCGAGGGACGGTTGGTCTTCCGCACCTGAACCGCCGTCACCTTGTATTCGGGGCAGTTGGTTGCCCAATCCGAGTAATCGGTCGTGATGACGTTCGCGCCCGTCTTAGCGTGGTGGAAGGTCGTGTAGACGACGCCGGGCTGCATCCGCTCGCTGATCCGTGCTTTGAGCGATGTGTCGCCCGAACGACTGACCAGCGCGACAAGATCGCCCTCGTTGATGCCGCGGTTCTCGGCGTCGAACGGATGGATTTCGAGCACGTCCTCTTCGTGCCACGACGAATTAGCGGTGCGGCGTGTCTGCGCCCCCACATTGTACTGGCTGAGGATGCGCCCGGTCGTCAGGATCAGCGGAAAGCGCGGACCGGTTCGTTCCTCGGTGGCCGTGAACTCCGTCATCATGAACTTGCCCTTGCCGCTGACGAAGCGCTCGACATGCATCATGGGAGTGCCGTTCGGCGCCGCCTCGTTGCAGGGCCACTGAATGGAACCGAGCTCGTCGAGCTTGCCGTAGGACACGCCCGAGAAAGTCGGGGTCAGTTTGGCGATCTCGTCCATGATCTGGCCGGGGTGGCTGTAATCCATCGGATAGCCGAGCGCGTTCGACAGCGCCATCGTGCCTTCCCAATCGGCGAGACCACCCAGCGGCGCCATGACCTTGCGGACGCGGCTGATCCGGCGCTCCGCATTGGTGAACGTCCCGTCCTTTTCCAGGAACGACGATCCCGGCAGGAACACATGGGCGTATTTCGCCGTCTCGTTCAGAAAGATGTCCTGAATGACAATACATTCCATGGCTCGCAGGCCCGTCGTCACGTGCTGGGTGTCGGGGTCGGATTGCGCGATATCCTCGCCCTGGATGTAAAGACCCTTGAAGCTGCCATCGACGGCTTCATCCAGCATATTATTGATGCGGAGGCCGGGCGCATTCTGCAACGTCACGCCCCACAGGCTCTCGAACATGTGGCGGGTCGCGTCATCTGAGACGTGGCGATAGCCGGGGAGTTCATGAGGGAACGAGCCCATATCGCACGAGCCTTGGACGTTGTTCTGGCCCCGCAGCGGGTTCACACCGACGCCGGCCCGGCCGATGTTGCCGGTTGCCATGGCAAGGTTCGCCATGCCCATCACCATCGTCGAGCCCTGGCTATGCTCCGTCACGCCGAGGCCATAGAAGATTGCCGAATTGCCGCCGGTCGCATAAAGCCGCGCGGCCGCCCGAAGATCGGCGGCGGGAACGCCCGTGATGGCTTCGACGGCCTCCGGCGCATGGCGCTCGTCGGCGATGAACCGGGCCCAGCCTTCGAAGGCGTCAAGATCGCAGCGTTCGCGGACATAGGTCTCGTTCACCAAGCCCTCGGTGACGACCACATGCCCAAAGGCGTTGATGAGCGCGACATTGGAGCCGGGCTTGAGAGGCAGGTGATAATCAGCCCTGATGTGGGGCGATTTCACGAGATCGATTTTGCGCGGATCCGCGACGATAAGGCGGGCGCCGGCCCGGATGCGCTTCTTCATGCGCGATGCGAACACCGGATGACCGTCGGTCGGGTTGGCGCCGATTACGAGGATCACATCGGCATGGTCGACCGAGGCGAAATCCTGCGTGCCGGCCGACGTGCCGACCGTGACCTTCAGGCCGTAACCCGTGGGCGAGTGGCAGACGCGGGCGCAGGTGTCGACGTTGTTGTTGCCGAAGCCGGCGCGCACCAGCTTTTGAACTAGATACGTTTCTTCATTGGTGCAACGGGACGAGGTAATACCGCCGATCGAATCACGGCCATATTGCGCTTGGATCCGCTTGAACTCGGACGCCGCATGGGCGATCGCCTCGGCCCACGTCACCTCCTGCCACGGATCGGTGATCTTGGCGCGGATCATCGGCTTGGTGATGCGGTCCTTGTGGGTCGCATACCCATAAGCGAAGCGGCCCTTGACGCAGGAATGACCCTCGTTGGCTTTGCCGTCCTTGAACGGCACCATGCGAACGACCTTGTCGCCCTGCATTTCGGCCTTGAACGAGCAGCCGACGCCGCAATAAGCGCAGGTCGTCACTTCGGAATGTTCCGGATGGCCCATGGCGATCACGGATTTTTCGTTCAAGGTCGCGGTCGGGCAGGCTTGCACGCAGGCCCCGCAGGAGACGCATTCCGAGCTGAAGAAATCCATGCCGCCGGGCGAGACCTTTGAGTCAAAGCCGCGCCCCTGGATCGTCAGCGCGAAAGTGCCTTGCACCTCTTCGCAGGCTCGCACGCAGCGCGAGCAGACGATGCATTTCGAGGATTCGAAGGTGAAATAGGGGTTCGAGCTATCGGTCGGGGCGTGGGTGTGGTTCTCGCCATTATATCCGTAGCGAACCTCGCGTAGGCCGACCTGACCGGCCGTATCCTGCAACTCGCAATCCCCGTTGGCCGAGCACGTCAGACAATTGAGCGGATGGTCGGAGATATAAAGCTCCATCACGCCGCGGCGCAATTTTGCAAGTCGGTCGGTCTGGGTCTTGACCACCATATTGTCTTCGGCGGGCGTCGTGCAGGAGGCCGGCGTGCCGCGCCGCCCCTCGATCTCCACGAGGCACATGCGACAGGATCCGAAAGCCTCCAGCGCATCGGTGGCGCAGAGCTTCGGGATCTTGGTGCCCTTCAGCGAAGCCGCCGCCATGACGGAGGTGCCGGCCGGAACGGTGATCCGCTCCCCATCAATCGTTAGCGTCACGGTCGTTCCGCTGACGCGGATCGGGGTGCCGGTGTCGAGTTCCTTGATCAGAGCCATGCTCAGGTCCTCATTCGGCGGCCGCAAGCAGCGGCGCACGGTTGAAGTCGTCGGGGAAATGCGTGATGGCGCTCAACACCGGCACGGGGGTCAACCCGCCCATGGCGCAGAGCGAGGCTTCGGTCATCAACTGACAGAGGTCGTCGATCAGCTCGAGATTCTTGGCGCGCTCGACGCCCGACAGCACCTTGTCCATCGTCTCGACGCCGCGGGTCGCGCCGATCCGGCAGGGGGTGCACTTGCCGCAGCTTTCCTGAGCGCAGAATTCAAAGGCGAAACGCGCCTGATGCGCGAGATCCACCGTGTCGTCGAAAACGACGATGCCGCCATGGCCGATCAAGCCTTTAACGGCCGCGAACGCCTCGTAATCCATTGGCGTATCAAAAAGGCGATCGGGAAAATACGCCCCGAGCGGACCACCGACCTGGACGGCGCGGATGGGTCGCCCGGTCGCGGTGCCGCCGCCGAACTGATCCAGCACTTGCCGAAGCGTCAGGCCGAAGGCCGTTTCGATCAATCCACCCTGCTTGATGTTGCCGGCGAGTTGGATCGGCAGCGTCCCACGCGAGCGGCCCATGCCGAAATCGGCATAAGCCTGCGCCCCGTTCGCCATGATCCACGGCACGGTCGCGAGCGACATAACGTTATTGACGACCGTGGGTTTGCCGAACAACCCTTTGAGGGCCGGAAGCGGCGGCTTGGCACGCACGAGCCCACGCCGCCCTTCGAGGCTCTCGAGCAACGAGGTTTCCTCGCCGCAGATATAGGCGCCCGCGCCCAGCCGCGCCTCAATCGTGAAAGCATGACCGGAACCGGCCACCGACGGCCCGAGATAGCCCGCCTCGGTCGCGGCCAGGATGGCGCGGTTCATCGCCGCGAAGGCATGCGGATATTCCGATCGGATGTAAATGAAACCTTTGGTGGCCCCGACCGCGAGAGCCGCAATCGTCATGCCTTCGACGAGCGATAGCGGATCGCCCTCCATCAGCATGCGATCGGCGAATGTTCCGCTGTCGCCCTCGTCGGCGTTGCAGACGATATATTTCTGGTTGTCGACGGCCAACCGGACCGTGTTCCACTTGATGCCAGTCGGGAACCCGGCACCGCCGCGCCCGCGCAGGCCGGACAGCTTCACCTCGTCGACGATGGCGGTCGCGTCCATCGCGAGCGCGCGGTCGAGCCCGACATAACCGCCATGAGCCCGATAATCCGCGACCGAAATGGGATCGACGAGGCCGCAGCGCGCGAAGGTCAACCGTGTCTGCGCTTTCAGATACGGGATCTCATCCGGCGGACCGAGCCGCAGCCTGTGGTCGCCGCCCAGCATCAGCCCGGCATCCAGCAAACCTGCGACGTCATCCGGCTCGACAGGACCGTAGGCGATGCGCCCACCATCCTGATTGATCTCGATCATGGGTTCGAGCCAGAACAGGCCGCGCGACCCGGTTCGGACAATCTGGACATCAAGGCCGCGCCGACTGATTTCAGCCTGGAAGGCGGCCGCCACCTCATCCGCACCGACCGCGAGAGCGGCCGCATCGGTCGGAATGTAAAGCACAGATGTCATCGCGACAGCCCCTCGATCTGAGCGTCGATCTTGCCCGTCGTCAGCCGCGCCAAAGGCTTGTCGTCGAGCAACGCGGCCGGCGCGGTCGCACAGAGGCCGAGACAGAACACCGGCTCCAGCGTCAGCTCGCCATCGGG includes:
- the fdhF gene encoding formate dehydrogenase subunit alpha — protein: MALIKELDTGTPIRVSGTTVTLTIDGERITVPAGTSVMAAASLKGTKIPKLCATDALEAFGSCRMCLVEIEGRRGTPASCTTPAEDNMVVKTQTDRLAKLRRGVMELYISDHPLNCLTCSANGDCELQDTAGQVGLREVRYGYNGENHTHAPTDSSNPYFTFESSKCIVCSRCVRACEEVQGTFALTIQGRGFDSKVSPGGMDFFSSECVSCGACVQACPTATLNEKSVIAMGHPEHSEVTTCAYCGVGCSFKAEMQGDKVVRMVPFKDGKANEGHSCVKGRFAYGYATHKDRITKPMIRAKITDPWQEVTWAEAIAHAASEFKRIQAQYGRDSIGGITSSRCTNEETYLVQKLVRAGFGNNNVDTCARVCHSPTGYGLKVTVGTSAGTQDFASVDHADVILVIGANPTDGHPVFASRMKKRIRAGARLIVADPRKIDLVKSPHIRADYHLPLKPGSNVALINAFGHVVVTEGLVNETYVRERCDLDAFEGWARFIADERHAPEAVEAITGVPAADLRAAARLYATGGNSAIFYGLGVTEHSQGSTMVMGMANLAMATGNIGRAGVGVNPLRGQNNVQGSCDMGSFPHELPGYRHVSDDATRHMFESLWGVTLQNAPGLRINNMLDEAVDGSFKGLYIQGEDIAQSDPDTQHVTTGLRAMECIVIQDIFLNETAKYAHVFLPGSSFLEKDGTFTNAERRISRVRKVMAPLGGLADWEGTMALSNALGYPMDYSHPGQIMDEIAKLTPTFSGVSYGKLDELGSIQWPCNEAAPNGTPMMHVERFVSGKGKFMMTEFTATEERTGPRFPLILTTGRILSQYNVGAQTRRTANSSWHEEDVLEIHPFDAENRGINEGDLVALVSRSGDTSLKARISERMQPGVVYTTFHHAKTGANVITTDYSDWATNCPEYKVTAVQVRKTNRPSDWQAKFYEEDISLTRMAAKLEAAE
- a CDS encoding formate dehydrogenase beta subunit, which produces MTSVLYIPTDAAALAVGADEVAAAFQAEISRRGLDVQIVRTGSRGLFWLEPMIEINQDGGRIAYGPVEPDDVAGLLDAGLMLGGDHRLRLGPPDEIPYLKAQTRLTFARCGLVDPISVADYRAHGGYVGLDRALAMDATAIVDEVKLSGLRGRGGAGFPTGIKWNTVRLAVDNQKYIVCNADEGDSGTFADRMLMEGDPLSLVEGMTIAALAVGATKGFIYIRSEYPHAFAAMNRAILAATEAGYLGPSVAGSGHAFTIEARLGAGAYICGEETSLLESLEGRRGLVRAKPPLPALKGLFGKPTVVNNVMSLATVPWIMANGAQAYADFGMGRSRGTLPIQLAGNIKQGGLIETAFGLTLRQVLDQFGGGTATGRPIRAVQVGGPLGAYFPDRLFDTPMDYEAFAAVKGLIGHGGIVVFDDTVDLAHQARFAFEFCAQESCGKCTPCRIGATRGVETMDKVLSGVERAKNLELIDDLCQLMTEASLCAMGGLTPVPVLSAITHFPDDFNRAPLLAAAE